A portion of the Drosophila innubila isolate TH190305 chromosome 3L unlocalized genomic scaffold, UK_Dinn_1.0 0_D_3L, whole genome shotgun sequence genome contains these proteins:
- the LOC117788856 gene encoding E3 ubiquitin-protein ligase Nedd-4 isoform X5: MAESTTTTTTPEDGQIHGYNNSDNDTGDSCHLRVVVLGGKSLAKKDIFGASDPYVRIDLNTINGDINIDSVLTKTKKKTLNPSWNEEFIFRVKPSEHKLVFQVFDENRLTRDDFLGMVELTLVNLPTEQEGRTIGSQSYTLRPRRSVGAKSRIKGTLEIYHAFIRETREPSEPSSNNSDGEWEHVEATNAGEVSSQPHPFPSGGNDALPAGWEERQDANGRTYYVNHTARTTQWERPTILTSNNSQNVDQLASDFQRRFHISVDETEPGRGASEDTDHTDSHNPSEISAPSTRRNSEEDNAAVPTDQTAVNEEEALPPRWSMQVAPNGRTFFIDHEARRTTWIDPRNGRASPMPNQTRRVEDDLGPLPEGWEERVHTDGRVFYIDHNTRTTQWEDPRLSNPNIAGQAVPYSRDYKQKYEYFKSHIRKPTNVPNKFEIRIRRTSILEDSYRIISSVTKTDLLKTKLWVEFEGETGLDYGGLAREWFYLLSKEMFNPYYGLFEYSAMDNYTLQINNGSGLCNEEHLSYFKFIGRIAGMAVYHGKLLDAFFIRPFYKMMLQKPIDLKDMESVDTEYYNSLMWIKENDPRILELTFCLDEDVFGQKSQHELKPGGANIDVTNENKDEYIKLVIEWRFVARVKDQMTAFLDGFGSIIPLNLIKIFDEHELELLMCGIQNIDVKDWRENTLYKGDYHMNHIIIQWFWRAVLSFSNEMRSRLLQFVTGTSRVPMNGFKELYGSNGPQMFTIEKWGTPNNFPRAHTCFNRLDLPPYEGYLQLKDKLIKAIEGSQGFAGVD, from the exons atggctgaatcaacaacaacaactactactcCTGAAGATGGTCAAATTCATGGCTACAACAATAGTGAT AACGACACTGGCGATTCGTGTCATTTGCGCGTTGTTGTGCTTGGTGGCAAGTCCTTGGCCAAAAAGGATATATTTGGCGCCAG TGATCCATATGTCAGAATCGATTTGAATACAATCAACGGAGACATAAATATTGACTCGGTtttaactaaaactaaaaagaag aCATTGAATCCATCTTGGAACGAGGAGTTCATATTCAGA GTTAAACCGTCTGAGCATAAGCTTGTTTTTCAAGTATTTGACGAGAACCGTTTGACACGCGATGACTTTCTGGGCATGGTGGAGCTGACACTGGTGAATCTACCCACGGAGCAGGAGGGACGCACGATCGGATCCCAGAGTTATACGCTGCGTCCGCGCAGGTCAGTAGG CGCTAAATCACGCATCAAGGGTACACTGGAGATATACCATGCCTTTATACGCGAAACACGCGAACCAAGCGAACCGtcgagcaacaacagcgatgGCGAATGGGAGCATGTGGAGGCTACAAATGCGGGTGAAGTGTCCTCACAGCCG CATCCCTTTCCTAGCGGTGGTAATGATGCCTTGCCTGCTGGCTGGGAGGAGCGACAGGATGCAAATGGACGCACATATTATGTGAATCACACAGCGCGTACAACGCAATGGGAGAGGCCAACCAT CTtgacaagcaacaacagccaaaaCGTTGATCAACTGGCCTCAGATTTCCAAAGACGTTTTCACATTAGTGTGGATGAAACGGAACCAGGACGCGGGGCG agTGAAGACACCGATCACACAGACAGCCACAATCCCTCAGAGATCTCAGCTCCGTCCACACGACGAAATTCCGAGGAAGACAACGCGGCTGTGCCTACGGATCAA ACCGCAGTCAATGAGGAGGAAGCATTACCACCGCGCTGGTCCATGCAGGTGGCGCCCAATGGACGTACGTTCTTTATCGATCATGAAGCACGCCGCACCACTTGGATTGATCCACGCAATGGTCGCGCCAGTCCAATGCCAAATCAAACACGTCGCGTTGAGGATGACCTGGGACCTCTGCCCGAGGGTTGGGAGGAACGCGTACACACGGATGGTCGCGTGTTCTACATAGATCACA ATACGCGCACCACACAGTGGGAGGATCCACGCTTGTCAAATCCAAATATTGCCGGACAGGCGGTTCCATATTCGCGAGATTACAAACAGAAATATGAGTATTTCAAGAGTCATATTAGAAAGCCT ACAAATGtaccaaataaatttgagatACGTATTCGCCGAACATCGATATTGGAGGATTCGTATAGAATTATTAGTTCGGTGACTAAAACCGATTTACTAAAGACTAAATTATGGGTAGAATTTGAAGGAGAAACGGGCTTAG ATTATGGTGGCCTTGCTAGGGAATGGTTCTACTTGCTATCCAAAGAAATGTTTAATCCATATTATGGACTCTTTGAGTACTCAGCTATGGATAACTACACCTTGCAAATTAACAATGGCAGCGGTTTGTGTAACGAGGAACATTTAAGTTACTTCAA atttATTGGACGCATTGCGGGCATGGCTGTTTATCATGGCAAACTGTTGGATGCATTCTTTATACGTCCCTTTTATAAGATGATGCTACAAAAGCCAATTGATCTGAAGGATATGGAATCTGTGGATACGGAGTACTACAATTCATTGATGTGGATAAAGGAGAACGATCCTCGCATTCTGGAGTTGACATTCTGCCTGGATGAGGATGTGTTTGGTCAGAAAAGTCAGCATGAACTTAAGCCAGGTGGCGCGAACATTGATGTGACCAACGAAAACAAAGATGAATACATTAA ACTTGTCATCGAGTGGCGTTTTGTGGCTCGTGTTAAGGATCAAATGACAGCCTTTCTGGATGGTTTTGGTTCAATAATACCCTTGAATTTGATCAAAATCTTTGACGAGCATGAGCTGGAGCTGCTCATGTGCGGCATACAGAATATCGATGTTAAGGATTGGCGTGAGAACACATTGTACAAGGGTGATTACCATATGAATCACATCATTATCCAATGGTTCTGGCGTGCGGTCCTTTCCTTCTCCAATGAGATGCGGTCGCGTCTGTTGCAGTTCGTAACAGGCACATCACGCGTGCCCATGAATGGTTTCAAGGAGCTTTACGGCTCAAACGGTCCGCAAATGtttacaattgaaaaatgGGGAACCCCCAACAATTTCCCCCGTGCACATACCTG CTTTAATCGCTTGGACCTGCCACCCTATGAGGGCTATCTGCAGTTAAAGGACAAATTGATCAAGGCCATTGAGGGCAGTCAAGGATTTGCTGGCGTGGATTAA
- the LOC117788856 gene encoding E3 ubiquitin-protein ligase Nedd-4 isoform X4: MGLIRSRVPEEGTAVNEEEALPPRWSMQVAPNGRTFFIDHEARRTTWIDPRNGRASPMPNQTRRVEDDLGPLPEGWEERVHTDGRVFYIDHNTRTTQWEDPRLSNPNIAGQAVPYSRDYKQKYEYFKSHIRKPTNVPNKFEIRIRRTSILEDSYRIISSVTKTDLLKTKLWVEFEGETGLDYGGLAREWFYLLSKEMFNPYYGLFEYSAMDNYTLQINNGSGLCNEEHLSYFKFIGRIAGMAVYHGKLLDAFFIRPFYKMMLQKPIDLKDMESVDTEYYNSLMWIKENDPRILELTFCLDEDVFGQKSQHELKPGGANIDVTNENKDEYIKLVIEWRFVARVKDQMTAFLDGFGSIIPLNLIKIFDEHELELLMCGIQNIDVKDWRENTLYKGDYHMNHIIIQWFWRAVLSFSNEMRSRLLQFVTGTSRVPMNGFKELYGSNGPQMFTIEKWGTPNNFPRAHTCFNRLDLPPYEGYLQLKDKLIKAIEGSQGFAGVD; this comes from the exons ATGGGCTTAATAAGGTCTCGTGTACCTGAGGAAGGG ACCGCAGTCAATGAGGAGGAAGCATTACCACCGCGCTGGTCCATGCAGGTGGCGCCCAATGGACGTACGTTCTTTATCGATCATGAAGCACGCCGCACCACTTGGATTGATCCACGCAATGGTCGCGCCAGTCCAATGCCAAATCAAACACGTCGCGTTGAGGATGACCTGGGACCTCTGCCCGAGGGTTGGGAGGAACGCGTACACACGGATGGTCGCGTGTTCTACATAGATCACA ATACGCGCACCACACAGTGGGAGGATCCACGCTTGTCAAATCCAAATATTGCCGGACAGGCGGTTCCATATTCGCGAGATTACAAACAGAAATATGAGTATTTCAAGAGTCATATTAGAAAGCCT ACAAATGtaccaaataaatttgagatACGTATTCGCCGAACATCGATATTGGAGGATTCGTATAGAATTATTAGTTCGGTGACTAAAACCGATTTACTAAAGACTAAATTATGGGTAGAATTTGAAGGAGAAACGGGCTTAG ATTATGGTGGCCTTGCTAGGGAATGGTTCTACTTGCTATCCAAAGAAATGTTTAATCCATATTATGGACTCTTTGAGTACTCAGCTATGGATAACTACACCTTGCAAATTAACAATGGCAGCGGTTTGTGTAACGAGGAACATTTAAGTTACTTCAA atttATTGGACGCATTGCGGGCATGGCTGTTTATCATGGCAAACTGTTGGATGCATTCTTTATACGTCCCTTTTATAAGATGATGCTACAAAAGCCAATTGATCTGAAGGATATGGAATCTGTGGATACGGAGTACTACAATTCATTGATGTGGATAAAGGAGAACGATCCTCGCATTCTGGAGTTGACATTCTGCCTGGATGAGGATGTGTTTGGTCAGAAAAGTCAGCATGAACTTAAGCCAGGTGGCGCGAACATTGATGTGACCAACGAAAACAAAGATGAATACATTAA ACTTGTCATCGAGTGGCGTTTTGTGGCTCGTGTTAAGGATCAAATGACAGCCTTTCTGGATGGTTTTGGTTCAATAATACCCTTGAATTTGATCAAAATCTTTGACGAGCATGAGCTGGAGCTGCTCATGTGCGGCATACAGAATATCGATGTTAAGGATTGGCGTGAGAACACATTGTACAAGGGTGATTACCATATGAATCACATCATTATCCAATGGTTCTGGCGTGCGGTCCTTTCCTTCTCCAATGAGATGCGGTCGCGTCTGTTGCAGTTCGTAACAGGCACATCACGCGTGCCCATGAATGGTTTCAAGGAGCTTTACGGCTCAAACGGTCCGCAAATGtttacaattgaaaaatgGGGAACCCCCAACAATTTCCCCCGTGCACATACCTG CTTTAATCGCTTGGACCTGCCACCCTATGAGGGCTATCTGCAGTTAAAGGACAAATTGATCAAGGCCATTGAGGGCAGTCAAGGATTTGCTGGCGTGGATTAA
- the LOC117788856 gene encoding E3 ubiquitin-protein ligase Nedd-4 isoform X3: MSARSSSNAVATSSSAGDVPRPPPRRRAASVAGQQQPQQRLDYNNGHAPRRSLAAVNDTGDSCHLRVVVLGGKSLAKKDIFGASDPYVRIDLNTINGDINIDSVLTKTKKKTLNPSWNEEFIFRVKPSEHKLVFQVFDENRLTRDDFLGMVELTLVNLPTEQEGRTIGSQSYTLRPRRSVGAKSRIKGTLEIYHAFIRETREPSEPSSNNSDGEWEHVEATNAGEVSSQPHPFPSGGNDALPAGWEERQDANGRTYYVNHTARTTQWERPTILTSNNSQNVDQLASDFQRRFHISVDETEPGRGASEDTDHTDSHNPSEISAPSTRRNSEEDNAAVPTDQTAVNEEEALPPRWSMQVAPNGRTFFIDHEARRTTWIDPRNGRASPMPNQTRRVEDDLGPLPEGWEERVHTDGRVFYIDHNTRTTQWEDPRLSNPNIAGQAVPYSRDYKQKYEYFKSHIRKPTNVPNKFEIRIRRTSILEDSYRIISSVTKTDLLKTKLWVEFEGETGLDYGGLAREWFYLLSKEMFNPYYGLFEYSAMDNYTLQINNGSGLCNEEHLSYFKFIGRIAGMAVYHGKLLDAFFIRPFYKMMLQKPIDLKDMESVDTEYYNSLMWIKENDPRILELTFCLDEDVFGQKSQHELKPGGANIDVTNENKDEYIKLVIEWRFVARVKDQMTAFLDGFGSIIPLNLIKIFDEHELELLMCGIQNIDVKDWRENTLYKGDYHMNHIIIQWFWRAVLSFSNEMRSRLLQFVTGTSRVPMNGFKELYGSNGPQMFTIEKWGTPNNFPRAHTCFNRLDLPPYEGYLQLKDKLIKAIEGSQGFAGVD, from the exons ATGTCAgcacgcagcagcagcaatgctGTGGCCACATCCTCGTCAGCGGGCgatgtgccacgcccaccaccACGTCGTCGTGCCGCATCAGTTGCCggccaacaacaaccgcaacaacgCCTGGATTACAACAACGGACACGCGCCACGTAGATCGTTGGCCGCTGTG AACGACACTGGCGATTCGTGTCATTTGCGCGTTGTTGTGCTTGGTGGCAAGTCCTTGGCCAAAAAGGATATATTTGGCGCCAG TGATCCATATGTCAGAATCGATTTGAATACAATCAACGGAGACATAAATATTGACTCGGTtttaactaaaactaaaaagaag aCATTGAATCCATCTTGGAACGAGGAGTTCATATTCAGA GTTAAACCGTCTGAGCATAAGCTTGTTTTTCAAGTATTTGACGAGAACCGTTTGACACGCGATGACTTTCTGGGCATGGTGGAGCTGACACTGGTGAATCTACCCACGGAGCAGGAGGGACGCACGATCGGATCCCAGAGTTATACGCTGCGTCCGCGCAGGTCAGTAGG CGCTAAATCACGCATCAAGGGTACACTGGAGATATACCATGCCTTTATACGCGAAACACGCGAACCAAGCGAACCGtcgagcaacaacagcgatgGCGAATGGGAGCATGTGGAGGCTACAAATGCGGGTGAAGTGTCCTCACAGCCG CATCCCTTTCCTAGCGGTGGTAATGATGCCTTGCCTGCTGGCTGGGAGGAGCGACAGGATGCAAATGGACGCACATATTATGTGAATCACACAGCGCGTACAACGCAATGGGAGAGGCCAACCAT CTtgacaagcaacaacagccaaaaCGTTGATCAACTGGCCTCAGATTTCCAAAGACGTTTTCACATTAGTGTGGATGAAACGGAACCAGGACGCGGGGCG agTGAAGACACCGATCACACAGACAGCCACAATCCCTCAGAGATCTCAGCTCCGTCCACACGACGAAATTCCGAGGAAGACAACGCGGCTGTGCCTACGGATCAA ACCGCAGTCAATGAGGAGGAAGCATTACCACCGCGCTGGTCCATGCAGGTGGCGCCCAATGGACGTACGTTCTTTATCGATCATGAAGCACGCCGCACCACTTGGATTGATCCACGCAATGGTCGCGCCAGTCCAATGCCAAATCAAACACGTCGCGTTGAGGATGACCTGGGACCTCTGCCCGAGGGTTGGGAGGAACGCGTACACACGGATGGTCGCGTGTTCTACATAGATCACA ATACGCGCACCACACAGTGGGAGGATCCACGCTTGTCAAATCCAAATATTGCCGGACAGGCGGTTCCATATTCGCGAGATTACAAACAGAAATATGAGTATTTCAAGAGTCATATTAGAAAGCCT ACAAATGtaccaaataaatttgagatACGTATTCGCCGAACATCGATATTGGAGGATTCGTATAGAATTATTAGTTCGGTGACTAAAACCGATTTACTAAAGACTAAATTATGGGTAGAATTTGAAGGAGAAACGGGCTTAG ATTATGGTGGCCTTGCTAGGGAATGGTTCTACTTGCTATCCAAAGAAATGTTTAATCCATATTATGGACTCTTTGAGTACTCAGCTATGGATAACTACACCTTGCAAATTAACAATGGCAGCGGTTTGTGTAACGAGGAACATTTAAGTTACTTCAA atttATTGGACGCATTGCGGGCATGGCTGTTTATCATGGCAAACTGTTGGATGCATTCTTTATACGTCCCTTTTATAAGATGATGCTACAAAAGCCAATTGATCTGAAGGATATGGAATCTGTGGATACGGAGTACTACAATTCATTGATGTGGATAAAGGAGAACGATCCTCGCATTCTGGAGTTGACATTCTGCCTGGATGAGGATGTGTTTGGTCAGAAAAGTCAGCATGAACTTAAGCCAGGTGGCGCGAACATTGATGTGACCAACGAAAACAAAGATGAATACATTAA ACTTGTCATCGAGTGGCGTTTTGTGGCTCGTGTTAAGGATCAAATGACAGCCTTTCTGGATGGTTTTGGTTCAATAATACCCTTGAATTTGATCAAAATCTTTGACGAGCATGAGCTGGAGCTGCTCATGTGCGGCATACAGAATATCGATGTTAAGGATTGGCGTGAGAACACATTGTACAAGGGTGATTACCATATGAATCACATCATTATCCAATGGTTCTGGCGTGCGGTCCTTTCCTTCTCCAATGAGATGCGGTCGCGTCTGTTGCAGTTCGTAACAGGCACATCACGCGTGCCCATGAATGGTTTCAAGGAGCTTTACGGCTCAAACGGTCCGCAAATGtttacaattgaaaaatgGGGAACCCCCAACAATTTCCCCCGTGCACATACCTG CTTTAATCGCTTGGACCTGCCACCCTATGAGGGCTATCTGCAGTTAAAGGACAAATTGATCAAGGCCATTGAGGGCAGTCAAGGATTTGCTGGCGTGGATTAA
- the LOC117788856 gene encoding E3 ubiquitin-protein ligase Nedd-4 isoform X1 — MSARSSSNAVATSSSAGDVPRPPPRRRAASVAGQQQPQQRLDYNNGHAPRRSLAAVNDTGDSCHLRVVVLGGKSLAKKDIFGASDPYVRIDLNTINGDINIDSVLTKTKKKTLNPSWNEEFIFRVKPSEHKLVFQVFDENRLTRDDFLGMVELTLVNLPTEQEGRTIGSQSYTLRPRRSVGAKSRIKGTLEIYHAFIRETREPSEPSSNNSDGEWEHVEATNAGEVSSQPHPFPSGGNDALPAGWEERQDANGRTYYVNHTARTTQWERPTILTSNNSQNVDQLASDFQRRFHISVDETEPGRGADVEDNNNTTPTTATTPTIISRNQSQASVNTTNNNNSNDDGDDDGQTEVHPTQMVDHASFVYNSLRHPNDRRDPEISATSLQNDLRPVHEAPSGLVNMAITNLLTRRAVDHSLGRHQLDNRQQRRRQIQQLNRHLSEDTDHTDSHNPSEISAPSTRRNSEEDNAAVPTDQTAVNEEEALPPRWSMQVAPNGRTFFIDHEARRTTWIDPRNGRASPMPNQTRRVEDDLGPLPEGWEERVHTDGRVFYIDHNTRTTQWEDPRLSNPNIAGQAVPYSRDYKQKYEYFKSHIRKPTNVPNKFEIRIRRTSILEDSYRIISSVTKTDLLKTKLWVEFEGETGLDYGGLAREWFYLLSKEMFNPYYGLFEYSAMDNYTLQINNGSGLCNEEHLSYFKFIGRIAGMAVYHGKLLDAFFIRPFYKMMLQKPIDLKDMESVDTEYYNSLMWIKENDPRILELTFCLDEDVFGQKSQHELKPGGANIDVTNENKDEYIKLVIEWRFVARVKDQMTAFLDGFGSIIPLNLIKIFDEHELELLMCGIQNIDVKDWRENTLYKGDYHMNHIIIQWFWRAVLSFSNEMRSRLLQFVTGTSRVPMNGFKELYGSNGPQMFTIEKWGTPNNFPRAHTCFNRLDLPPYEGYLQLKDKLIKAIEGSQGFAGVD, encoded by the exons ATGTCAgcacgcagcagcagcaatgctGTGGCCACATCCTCGTCAGCGGGCgatgtgccacgcccaccaccACGTCGTCGTGCCGCATCAGTTGCCggccaacaacaaccgcaacaacgCCTGGATTACAACAACGGACACGCGCCACGTAGATCGTTGGCCGCTGTG AACGACACTGGCGATTCGTGTCATTTGCGCGTTGTTGTGCTTGGTGGCAAGTCCTTGGCCAAAAAGGATATATTTGGCGCCAG TGATCCATATGTCAGAATCGATTTGAATACAATCAACGGAGACATAAATATTGACTCGGTtttaactaaaactaaaaagaag aCATTGAATCCATCTTGGAACGAGGAGTTCATATTCAGA GTTAAACCGTCTGAGCATAAGCTTGTTTTTCAAGTATTTGACGAGAACCGTTTGACACGCGATGACTTTCTGGGCATGGTGGAGCTGACACTGGTGAATCTACCCACGGAGCAGGAGGGACGCACGATCGGATCCCAGAGTTATACGCTGCGTCCGCGCAGGTCAGTAGG CGCTAAATCACGCATCAAGGGTACACTGGAGATATACCATGCCTTTATACGCGAAACACGCGAACCAAGCGAACCGtcgagcaacaacagcgatgGCGAATGGGAGCATGTGGAGGCTACAAATGCGGGTGAAGTGTCCTCACAGCCG CATCCCTTTCCTAGCGGTGGTAATGATGCCTTGCCTGCTGGCTGGGAGGAGCGACAGGATGCAAATGGACGCACATATTATGTGAATCACACAGCGCGTACAACGCAATGGGAGAGGCCAACCAT CTtgacaagcaacaacagccaaaaCGTTGATCAACTGGCCTCAGATTTCCAAAGACGTTTTCACATTAGTGTGGATGAAACGGAACCAGGACGCGGGGCG GATGTAGAGGACAATAACAATACAACtccaacgacagcaacaacaccaacaataatCTCACGCAATCAGTCACAAGCCTCAGTTAACACAacgaataacaacaacagcaatgatgATGGGGATGATGATGGCCAAACTGAGGTACACCCAACACAAATGGTGGATCATGCCAG ttttgtttacaATTCACTGCGACATCCCAATGATCGTAGAGATCCAGAAATCTCAGCCACCAGTTTGCAAAATGATTTGCGACCGGTGCATGAAGCTCCCAGCGGTCTTGTTAATATGGCAATCACAAATCTCTTAACTCGACGCGCTGTTGATCACAGTTTGGGCCGCCATCAGTTGGACAACAGGCAGCAGCGACGACGCCAGATACAGCAGTTAAATAGACACTTG agTGAAGACACCGATCACACAGACAGCCACAATCCCTCAGAGATCTCAGCTCCGTCCACACGACGAAATTCCGAGGAAGACAACGCGGCTGTGCCTACGGATCAA ACCGCAGTCAATGAGGAGGAAGCATTACCACCGCGCTGGTCCATGCAGGTGGCGCCCAATGGACGTACGTTCTTTATCGATCATGAAGCACGCCGCACCACTTGGATTGATCCACGCAATGGTCGCGCCAGTCCAATGCCAAATCAAACACGTCGCGTTGAGGATGACCTGGGACCTCTGCCCGAGGGTTGGGAGGAACGCGTACACACGGATGGTCGCGTGTTCTACATAGATCACA ATACGCGCACCACACAGTGGGAGGATCCACGCTTGTCAAATCCAAATATTGCCGGACAGGCGGTTCCATATTCGCGAGATTACAAACAGAAATATGAGTATTTCAAGAGTCATATTAGAAAGCCT ACAAATGtaccaaataaatttgagatACGTATTCGCCGAACATCGATATTGGAGGATTCGTATAGAATTATTAGTTCGGTGACTAAAACCGATTTACTAAAGACTAAATTATGGGTAGAATTTGAAGGAGAAACGGGCTTAG ATTATGGTGGCCTTGCTAGGGAATGGTTCTACTTGCTATCCAAAGAAATGTTTAATCCATATTATGGACTCTTTGAGTACTCAGCTATGGATAACTACACCTTGCAAATTAACAATGGCAGCGGTTTGTGTAACGAGGAACATTTAAGTTACTTCAA atttATTGGACGCATTGCGGGCATGGCTGTTTATCATGGCAAACTGTTGGATGCATTCTTTATACGTCCCTTTTATAAGATGATGCTACAAAAGCCAATTGATCTGAAGGATATGGAATCTGTGGATACGGAGTACTACAATTCATTGATGTGGATAAAGGAGAACGATCCTCGCATTCTGGAGTTGACATTCTGCCTGGATGAGGATGTGTTTGGTCAGAAAAGTCAGCATGAACTTAAGCCAGGTGGCGCGAACATTGATGTGACCAACGAAAACAAAGATGAATACATTAA ACTTGTCATCGAGTGGCGTTTTGTGGCTCGTGTTAAGGATCAAATGACAGCCTTTCTGGATGGTTTTGGTTCAATAATACCCTTGAATTTGATCAAAATCTTTGACGAGCATGAGCTGGAGCTGCTCATGTGCGGCATACAGAATATCGATGTTAAGGATTGGCGTGAGAACACATTGTACAAGGGTGATTACCATATGAATCACATCATTATCCAATGGTTCTGGCGTGCGGTCCTTTCCTTCTCCAATGAGATGCGGTCGCGTCTGTTGCAGTTCGTAACAGGCACATCACGCGTGCCCATGAATGGTTTCAAGGAGCTTTACGGCTCAAACGGTCCGCAAATGtttacaattgaaaaatgGGGAACCCCCAACAATTTCCCCCGTGCACATACCTG CTTTAATCGCTTGGACCTGCCACCCTATGAGGGCTATCTGCAGTTAAAGGACAAATTGATCAAGGCCATTGAGGGCAGTCAAGGATTTGCTGGCGTGGATTAA